One segment of Mycoplasmopsis glycophila DNA contains the following:
- a CDS encoding putative immunoglobulin-blocking virulence protein, translating into MIKAKKNKILKSILVAGTSLLVTGVATSGIYFTRQKSDVEKSSAINAQIVEPTLIDGVLIVIKPGSESLADQGFEEIKVTTINLVEVLPNSDKKTLVSFEIETTSDKEVEYDITDKIPDGYELDPELNKNYQGNKIVVQMGETNEIYLRAIKVVPITIFEFYNGNQQIGDSVSFQLESVEELVEKYKSLIPEGYKLKTNEDGEPIEPNIAIGELNRIEIEPIHKEYRTTISYLDKATETPICVQKDILTIDDAKVNPNNYLPNGYEFLEDLLQPQPVADLVAGKEYIFYIRKTPIENSTTIIYALNGIERARKVFITYGDNSVITLEKLKLYKPNNLEIAKNFDPNTIIMGSENIVPLEEPRQKDTTKLIFKEKSESAEKLVLEKTITEFVDVQINLNAHIPNGYKLAPSQTDKINRGVENTIYVVSTLPPKVEEKPTVTPAPTPEPEPKPEPTPVVPKEEKTPEITEIISEGGALINPENERYEKPTTMPNVERGAISGELLKSQRAKMQSIRNILSKLSSDPNYKFNAEDLRPIYDTSNLSTEDANLFFERLSKLLNGATLKELGTATAFPYPDLTAEQQKISFQNQMNAYLEKADEYLAKGQILVFGTDFTNPYPRWGFASDDDNPAYVRQKELAKKRGFAHSGTNAKYGRNGDQLAKGDYPGWSKKMVTDRKYYPNGKAPTWKNDSSGRQWIEGSGISVWEYTPNDDNFEGLKQGKQKMAFMDASNPNAVREIISFLNKHPEITGLFIKNIGTKNPDQDITDILRDIPSQIKNLSLGFDTQKILGLGELRNKTFTQVELLTSLRNADDNIGDASLPRYNYGWGIDPIAFQNVSYVAHDWIATKGWDNQGSSSVYYGPIQFNVIRPGKDTTWEDVKKGFDLVLDTKKDWRVFNGQFGDQGYPIKIDLSETQFTSLKEINLRKHKFRVIKLPSSGSKFTLNIADLGKAQYSTILAAWGPTEKPKIIFADSTTSKIHLKGTLKDLKSGGKWVPELQALLIGIKNAGNVDTIYVDSEDVKRVLQGSSAWSYGSAKIHVITEEDKNKGGLDFD; encoded by the coding sequence ATGATTAAAGCCAAGAAAAACAAGATCTTAAAATCAATTTTAGTAGCAGGAACTTCGCTTCTTGTAACTGGTGTAGCTACATCAGGAATTTACTTCACAAGACAAAAAAGTGATGTTGAAAAATCAAGTGCCATTAACGCTCAAATAGTTGAACCAACTCTTATTGATGGTGTTTTGATCGTAATTAAACCTGGCTCTGAATCGCTAGCAGATCAAGGTTTTGAAGAAATTAAAGTTACAACAATCAACTTGGTCGAAGTTTTGCCAAATAGTGATAAAAAAACTCTTGTTTCTTTTGAAATTGAAACTACTAGTGATAAAGAAGTTGAATATGATATTACGGACAAAATTCCTGATGGCTACGAATTAGATCCTGAACTTAATAAAAATTATCAAGGAAATAAGATTGTTGTGCAAATGGGTGAAACAAACGAAATTTATCTACGTGCAATCAAGGTTGTTCCAATTACAATCTTTGAATTTTATAATGGTAATCAACAAATAGGTGATTCTGTTTCATTTCAACTTGAAAGCGTTGAAGAACTAGTTGAAAAATATAAATCATTAATCCCTGAAGGTTACAAATTAAAAACTAATGAAGATGGTGAACCAATCGAGCCTAATATAGCAATTGGTGAATTAAACAGAATTGAAATTGAACCAATTCATAAAGAATACCGTACTACAATTTCATATTTAGATAAAGCCACCGAAACTCCTATTTGCGTACAAAAAGATATCTTAACAATTGATGATGCAAAAGTCAATCCAAACAATTATTTACCTAATGGATATGAATTTTTAGAAGACTTATTACAACCACAACCAGTTGCAGATCTTGTTGCAGGTAAGGAGTACATCTTTTATATCCGTAAAACACCAATTGAAAATAGTACGACAATTATTTATGCACTAAACGGAATCGAGCGAGCACGTAAAGTGTTTATCACTTATGGTGATAATAGTGTGATTACACTTGAAAAACTTAAACTTTATAAACCAAATAATCTTGAAATTGCAAAAAACTTTGATCCTAACACAATTATTATGGGCAGTGAAAATATTGTACCTTTAGAAGAACCGAGACAAAAAGATACTACTAAATTAATTTTTAAAGAAAAATCTGAAAGTGCTGAAAAATTAGTTTTAGAAAAAACTATTACTGAATTTGTTGATGTTCAAATCAATTTAAATGCCCACATTCCAAATGGTTATAAATTAGCACCTAGCCAAACAGATAAAATTAACCGGGGAGTCGAAAACACTATTTATGTAGTTTCTACTTTACCGCCAAAAGTAGAAGAAAAACCTACTGTTACGCCAGCTCCAACTCCTGAGCCAGAACCAAAACCCGAGCCTACTCCGGTTGTTCCTAAAGAAGAAAAAACTCCAGAAATTACAGAGATTATTTCTGAAGGAGGGGCACTTATTAATCCTGAAAATGAACGTTACGAAAAACCCACTACAATGCCTAATGTTGAAAGAGGTGCAATTTCAGGAGAGCTTCTAAAAAGCCAAAGAGCTAAAATGCAAAGCATTAGAAATATTCTCTCTAAATTATCTTCTGATCCAAATTACAAATTTAACGCTGAGGATTTAAGACCTATTTATGATACTTCTAATCTTTCAACAGAGGATGCTAATTTGTTCTTCGAGAGATTATCTAAACTTCTTAATGGTGCAACTTTAAAAGAATTAGGAACAGCTACCGCATTCCCATATCCAGATTTAACAGCTGAACAGCAAAAAATTAGTTTCCAAAATCAAATGAATGCATATTTGGAAAAGGCTGATGAATACTTGGCTAAAGGACAAATTTTAGTGTTTGGAACAGATTTTACCAACCCATACCCAAGATGAGGTTTTGCTTCAGATGATGATAACCCAGCTTATGTAAGACAAAAAGAACTTGCTAAAAAACGTGGTTTTGCTCACAGTGGTACAAATGCAAAATATGGAAGAAATGGTGATCAACTTGCTAAAGGTGATTATCCAGGATGAAGCAAAAAAATGGTAACTGATAGAAAATACTATCCAAACGGAAAAGCACCTACTTGAAAAAATGATTCAAGTGGAAGACAATGAATTGAAGGAAGTGGAATTTCTGTTTGAGAATATACACCAAATGATGATAACTTCGAAGGGCTTAAACAAGGTAAACAAAAAATGGCATTTATGGATGCTTCTAACCCTAATGCTGTTAGAGAAATCATTAGCTTTTTAAATAAACACCCAGAAATTACTGGTTTATTTATCAAAAACATTGGTACAAAAAATCCAGATCAAGATATTACAGATATTTTAAGAGATATTCCAAGTCAAATCAAAAACTTATCATTAGGATTTGATACTCAAAAAATCCTAGGACTTGGAGAACTTAGAAACAAAACATTTACTCAAGTTGAACTTCTTACAAGTCTTAGAAATGCGGATGATAACATTGGCGATGCATCATTACCTAGATATAACTATGGATGAGGAATTGATCCTATCGCGTTCCAAAATGTTTCTTATGTAGCTCATGATTGAATAGCTACTAAAGGGTGAGATAACCAAGGATCATCATCCGTTTATTATGGACCAATTCAATTTAACGTTATTCGTCCAGGTAAAGATACAACCTGAGAGGATGTGAAAAAAGGATTTGATTTAGTGCTTGATACCAAAAAAGATTGAAGAGTATTTAATGGTCAATTCGGTGATCAAGGTTACCCAATTAAAATCGATCTTTCAGAAACTCAATTCACTTCACTTAAAGAAATTAATCTTAGAAAACACAAATTTAGAGTTATTAAATTGCCTTCAAGCGGTTCAAAATTCACTCTAAATATTGCAGATTTAGGTAAAGCTCAATACAGCACAATCTTAGCTGCTTGAGGACCAACAGAAAAACCTAAAATTATTTTTGCAGATTCAACAACAAGCAAGATTCACCTTAAAGGTACATTAAAAGATCTTAAGAGCGGTGGAAAATGAGTTCCTGA